Genomic DNA from Heteronotia binoei isolate CCM8104 ecotype False Entrance Well chromosome 8, APGP_CSIRO_Hbin_v1, whole genome shotgun sequence:
CTTTCTCCACGAAGAGCGGCCCACGCTTGGCGCGAATGACAAGGCGGCTCCTTCTCCCCCAATTAACGCTGCTGGCCCGGAGGGCAGCAGAAAAGCCGAAGCGCTTTCCCGCGACTGCCTTTCGAAGGTCACCAGCAGGCGCTTCCGAGCCGGAATGGCCAAACACGTGTCTTGGCCCGTCAGCCAGAGCGGCACGCCACCTTGCAGAGACACACAACGGAGGCGGCAAATGCATGGCTGGGCTCGTGTAACAGAGCATAACGGTTTACCTATGCAGAGATCAGCCCAGAACGCACCTCACATTTGCAAAGCGTATCCCCTAAAAGGAAAGGATTTCAGCTGCGCAGTAAAAATCGGGAAACGGATTGGCGggcgggggaaagggggggggcactcgAGAAGTTCCTGCCGATGGCCACGTTAGAGCTCCAGCGAGAAACGCGCGCCTTTGTGGAGCGAGAAGGCACCTTTTGTTCCTTCTCTAATTGGACCATTTGTTGTGTAATCGCTGGGCTGCTCCGCGTGAGCTCCAACAGAAGGAAATCCGAGCCCCAGACCCGCTTCTCTGgcggctctgcctcccccctcccctacccgcccttcctccttcctcccgctgagctgctgttgctgcttgTTTGCTCTCGGCTTATCCGGAGCGGAAATTCCTTTCCGTTTTTGTGAATGACAAACTCATTAACAATTCATCAACACAACCTGTTCCAGCCGGTCCGTCTCCACGGCAACAGCCTCTTCCGCGAGCGCTCATTGGCTGAGCTAGAGAATGTATCCATTGAGACGGTCCATGTTTGTATCCATTGAGGAActgcctggcgggggggggggagcgtgcgggGCTGATTAAAAGGGACATTGATCACATCAAGGGGActtgggaggaaggaggaggaggaggaagacggaGACGTGGAGGTTGGGGGCGGGAAGCACAATGTGAGAACCGGGCGCTGAGGCAGCCAGAAGTTGCACACGGGAGCGTCAGCCAGCAAGAACTGAAGGAACGGCGcagggtctctctctctgtcatgcCTTTCTTTCGGTTGTAAGCAAAGGCGTCCAAGCACGCTGTAGCGGATCTCGTTCTCTCCGGGAGAGGAGGCAAGCCAGCGCTTGGGCTGGAGGGAGGATTAGAGAGAGCCATTCGTGCATTCACTGACAACACTAAGAGCCCGAGCGCTCCCGGCTTGCAGGCGCACGAAGGGGCCGAGCGGCTGTGGCTCATCTCGCTCTCCCGGCCGCTGTCGAGGGTGCACCGAGCGGCCTGAGCTCTTGCTGCCCGTCGGGGTTTCTGCTGCCCTTGCGAGCGGGGCGCCCTCCGGAGCCCCCGCCGTCCCTGCGCAGCTTTCCCTCATGCTAGATACGCTCAGGCCCCCCGCTCCCCCCTTCGTGTCTGACATGGCGATCAGCAAGACGGTGGCGTGGCTCAACGAGCAGCTGGAGCTGGGCGCGGAGCGTCTGCTGCTCATGGACTGCCGCCCTCAGGAGCTGTACGAGTCGTCGCACATCGAGTCCGCCATCAACGTGGCCCTGCCGGGCATCATGCTACGCCGCCTGCAGAAGGGCAACCTCCCCCTGCGCGCCCTCTTCGCCAGCAGCGAGGAGCAGCGCGAGAAGTTTGCCCGTCGCTGCGGGACCGACACCGTCGTCCTCTACGACGAGAGCAGCAGCGACTGGAATGAGAACACGGCCGGCGACTCCGTCCTGGGCTTGCTGCTCAAGCGCCTGAAAGACGACGGCTGCAGGGCCTTCTATCTGGAAGGTGAGGGGTTAACGCGGCGGCTAGACCAACAGGAGGCGGCGGGTTCCCCGGGATCCCCCTCCCCTCGAGCTCAGGCAGGCCtggtgtccctcccccccccatcgccTAGGGAGCGTCTAGACTCCGGCCCCCTCTGTCTGGGCATAAGGCGTCCTCGCCCCCTATTGTAAGCATCTGAGCGTTGCCAGATGGCCTTGGGTTTGTGAAAGAAGCCGAGGAGGGAAACACGCCCGAGACGCCACTGAGAGATTTCCCCCTCGCGAAGGATACCTTATGCGTGGTCCTACTTGTAGATGTGTGTGTGCTTGACCGAAGGGCTGTCCTCCTTCGGAGGCATCCCTGCTCCAGACGACAGCAAGCCCAAGGGCCTTTTTCTGCCGGCACCTTTCCAAAagtctctgattttttttctctcttcactcctctgtgtgtgttcagactggggagaggagggatgaGGAATGCCTGGTCTCCTggagttaaataaacaaaactctTGGAGATAAGTGTCAAGTTGTCCATCAAAATGTCTGAAAGGAGAATTCGGTGGAGCTTTAAAGGCTACTGGCTATATTATCTGGGATAAAGGGAAGCCCTTTCCAGGGCGGGTTGACCTTAAGGAAGTCTGATAATCTTGTGACCTCTCTTCTGCCTTTGTTTAGAACAAGAGGCTCTTGGGGGTGGTCAGCTCAGAGCCAGCCCCTCCAAAACAGCAgactagaagaagaggagggatgTTCTCGTGGTTTCCTCATAATCTAACCTTGTAGCATAATGTCTTTTAAGATTTAAGAACAGTAATATCATGTACTAGCCAAGGTGTTTTGGGGCCTGGGGGAGAGAATCCAGATGGTACCTTGAGAATATAACTAGGCATCACACCACAGTTCTTctagctgcagagtcttcttccAAGGGTGAAAGGAATGTTTGTTTGGAGGGCACATTTTTATTTCAGAGGATATCAGTTTTATTTCAGAGGATATCACTGCTCATGTTATCTCCTAggtgtattaaaaaaaattattgtgagAACTTCCCCCTCAAAAAGAACCTACTGTTTATAGCATTCTCAGAGTTTTTTCAGTTCTGCATCTCCCAAGTAGACTGAAAAAGAAGCTCATATTATGCTCtcctaatgattttttttttcatttctgtttttcCCCCCAGGTGGTTTCAGCAAGTTCCAGGCAGAGTATGCCCTTCACTGCGAAACTAACCTCGACAGTTcatgcagcagcagctctccccCATTGCCGGTCCTGGGCTTAGGAGGTCTCCGAATCAGCTCGGATTCCTCTTCAGACATTGAATCCGACATCGATCGCGATCCTAACAGTGCCACAGACTCTGACGGCAGCCCCCTGTCCAACAACCAGCCTTCTTTCCCAGTGGAGATCCTTCCTTATCTCTACCTGGGCTGTGCCAAGGATTCCACTAATTTGGATGTTTTAGAAGAGTTTGGCATTAAATATATCTTGAATGTCACCCCCAACCTGCCCAACCTTTTTGAGAATGCTGGTGAATTCAAATACAAGCAGATCCCCATCTCTGACCACTGGAGCCAAAACTTGTCTCAGTTCTTTCCTGAGGCCATCTCTTTCATAGGTGAGATTTAGATCATAACAATTGTGAAATGAATTTCTGCTGTGTTTTCTTATCACCATTGTTCAGTTACTAGCAATGTATCTTGCATTGCTAGAACTTGATATGCAGTTTTAAAGCCCATTGAGCTTTAAGAAGTAGAAATGTATTTATGTCCCCAGCCCCCAGAGTTTGGCCATGTCCAGTTGTACACTTTAAGCTTATAAAATGTTATAATTTCAATAATTATCTGCATTTTGAAGTCATGCTTTATCAATTCATTGGACTGCAAATGTGTCTTTAAAAGCAAAGTTATATTTGATTTGTAAGAGAAGCAACATAAAAATTTTCCCAGTTTTATGTAGAGAATAGAAAAGCACTTGTTCAGAGTAGAATTGGGTCAGAACGACATGACAAAATGCCCCAAAGTCTGAACTGGCTTGTTTTTTTCATGTTGTACAATATATCTAAGCCTTTCTTGTTTTGTTCCATTGACTTTCATCAGACTAGATTGACGTCAGTGTAAACAGTTTGTATATTGAGTTCCTTCTCTACAATTTTTCTAGAACTCAAGCAGAGTGGGAACACTCAAATGCTTTCTCTTTTGCTCTCAAGTTCTCCTTAAAATCATGACGCAGTATCTCTTAAAAGTGATGGGACACACTTGCTATAAAttttagaaatatatatttttgtttccCTATGTGAAACAACTGAATTATGTCCTTTCTCATCCAGGAGAGTCAGTGTGTCATCTGTCAGAATACTTTGCTGTAATCTGATTGAGTGATCCTGGTAATAGGGTAGACTGTAGGTAATCTGAATCTAGCAGGAAGAAATGTGGGCTGGAAGCCACAAAGAAACTAATCTCTAAGCATTATAATGCATTTCCTCTTACAAAGAAACCCATTTTCTAGCAATGTTGACATCCTGTTTTCCTAATGGGCTGTCCCGGGTGACTtcctcttttcccttttaaacCAGCTGAATGCCTCCATTGTTCAGCTGAACTGCATAACAGTTGGAGGATAATTTAATAGGCCTTTGCAATCTGCTCATCTCTATAAAAAGGTGACATTGTAGGGTTTCCCCCCATATACATGTTTCCTTTTTGTGGCAAAGTATTTTAATTCAATTTCCTCAAAGGAAAAACTATTGTCCTTGTGAGCTGTGGAGCCTCCTGGAATTTGCTTTACTGTCTGATAATGTAGGTTGCTGCCTATTTCTGCTCCTAGCACCAGAAACTGCCTTTTAACCTACAACAGCTTTTGCTATTCTTGGGGCACTAGATATTGTTAACAATGTGTACAATAACAGAATCTTACAGTGTAGCAGTGACTGTACCAGTAGACTGGAGTTTGAATCCTCTCCAGTGACCCAAACTGGTTTGCTGTACACAGAAACTGGTATTTCAGGTAGAAGACTGCACTACAATGTTTCTCCTTGATACTCAGTTTTCTATAAGGATAATCATTCATGTATGAATGCTTGTATTCATGAATGTTCCCACGTGGTCTAAAATGGTATAGTCCCTTAAAGGCTGCATCTTGTAATTTTGCAGATAATGTTATTCTCTTACTCTGTGCAGCTGGTCTGTTCAAGTGCTTAACATGCTTGACTGGATGAATCCCTcacatttcccccttccttcttcccaggaTCTGTGGGTGACATGCATGGTTATCCCCATGTCCATCTCAACAACCTTGTAGGCTAAGTGACTGAGTGGGGATTAGAACCTGGACCTCCCTGGTTTTAGTCCAGTATGCCACATTGGTTAGCCACACTGAATCTAAGAGGACCTGACTTAAGGCCCTGTGTGCCATGGGCTAATTTATGTGGCTTTGGTCAAGTAAAAAAATGGGAATAAATGTAGCCTGCCCCAAAAGGGTGCTTGGGAAGCCAAACTAAGCAAAGCTTTGATAGTGCAAtgcaaaatagaaatgaaatgCTGTGCTAATTATTCCCTCCCATGCATATTCTATattttctggccccactggtggatctcttgatggcacctgggttttggcatcTGTGATACAGATCATTGGACTGGTGGATGGGtccttgacctgatccaacatggcttctcttatgtccttatattTTTGGTTTCATCTCACATTTCATAGATAGCAAATGAGGCTGAAGGAACATGTTCATGCTCTTTtgtctttttccttttctttccataGATGAAGCTCGGGGGAAAAATTGTGGGGTGTTAGTGCACTGCCTGGCAGGGATCAGTCGATCAGTCACAGTGACAGTTGCATATCTTATGCAGAAGCTCAACTTGTCCATGAATGACGCCTATGACATTGTCAAGATGAAGAAGTCCAACATCTCCCCCAACTTCAATTTCATGGGGCAACTGCTAG
This window encodes:
- the DUSP6 gene encoding dual specificity protein phosphatase 6, which encodes MLDTLRPPAPPFVSDMAISKTVAWLNEQLELGAERLLLMDCRPQELYESSHIESAINVALPGIMLRRLQKGNLPLRALFASSEEQREKFARRCGTDTVVLYDESSSDWNENTAGDSVLGLLLKRLKDDGCRAFYLEGGFSKFQAEYALHCETNLDSSCSSSSPPLPVLGLGGLRISSDSSSDIESDIDRDPNSATDSDGSPLSNNQPSFPVEILPYLYLGCAKDSTNLDVLEEFGIKYILNVTPNLPNLFENAGEFKYKQIPISDHWSQNLSQFFPEAISFIDEARGKNCGVLVHCLAGISRSVTVTVAYLMQKLNLSMNDAYDIVKMKKSNISPNFNFMGQLLDFERTLGLNSPCDNRVPTQQLYFTTPSNQNVFQVDSLQST